A genomic window from Phocoena sinus isolate mPhoSin1 chromosome 20, mPhoSin1.pri, whole genome shotgun sequence includes:
- the DHRS13 gene encoding dehydrogenase/reductase SDR family member 13, with protein MEALLLSVGLLLGAYVLVYYNLVKGPPCRGIASLRGRTAVVTGANSGIGKMTALELARRGARVVLACRSRERGEAAAFDLRQESGNNEVIFMALDLASLASVRAFATAFLSSEPRLDILIHNAGISSCGRTREPFNLLLRVNHIGPFLLTHLLLPRLKTCAPSRVVVVSSAAHSRGRLDFTRLDCPVVGWRQELRAYADSKLANVLFARELATQLEGTGITCYAAHPGPVNSELFLRHVPGWLRPLLRPVAWLVLRAPRGGAQTPLYCALQEGIEPLSGRYFANCHVEEVTPAARDDRAAHRLWEASKRLAGLGPGEGAESDEDPQPEDPYSPSSPHPEEPTASELYPSPQSSPDLSKVMRRILVKAEPELQTS; from the exons ATGGAGGCGCTGCTGCTGAGCGTGGGGTTGCTGCTGGGCGCCTACGTGCTAGTCTATTACAACCTGGTGAAGGGGCCGCCGTGCCGCGGCATCGCCAGCCTGCGGGGCCGCACGGCCGTGGTCACGG GCGCCAACAGCGGCATCGGAAAGATGACGGCGCTGGAGCTGGCGCGCCGGGGAGCGCGCGTGGTTCTAGCCTGCCGGAGCCGGGAGCGCGGGGAGGCGGCCGCCTTCGACCTCCGTCAG GAGAGTGGGAACAATGAGGTCATCTTCATGGCCTTGGACTTGGCCAGTCTGGCCTCCGTGAGGGCCTTTGCCACTGCCTTCCTGAGCTCTGAGCCACGGCTGGACATCCTCATCCACAATGCCG GGATCAGTTCCTGTGGCCGAACCCGGGAGCCCTTTAACCTGCTGTTGCGAGTGAACCACATCGGCCCCTTCCTGCTGACACACCTGCTGCTGCCCCGGCTGAAGACATGCGCCCCCAGCCGCGTGGTGGTGGTATCCTCAGCCGCCCACAGTCGAGGCCGCCTCGACTTCACACGCCTGGACTGCCCAGTGGTGGGCTGGCGGCAGGAGCTGCGGGCATATGCCGACAGTAAGCTGGCCAACGTATTGTTTGCCAGGGAGCTCGCCACTCAGCTTGAGGGCACTGGCATCACCTGCTATGCAGCCCACCCAG GGCCAGTGAACTCGGAGCTGTTCCTGCGCCACGTTCCTGGATGGCTCCGCCCACTTTTGCGCCCAGTGGCTTGGCTGGTGCTGCGGGCACCACGAGGGGGTGCCCAGACCCCCCTGTACTGCGCTCTGCAGGAGGGCATTGAGCCCCTCAGTGGGAGATACTTTGCCAACTGCCATGTGGAGGAGGTGACCCCAGCTGCAAGAGACGACCGGGCAGCTCACCGACTATGGGAGGCCAGCAAAAGGCTAGCCGGGCTTGGGCCTGGCGAGGGTGCCGAATCTGATGAAGATCCCCAGCCTGAGGACCCATATTCTCCGAGCAGCCCCCACCCCGAGGAGCCCACGGCTTCTGAACTCTACCCCAGCCCTCAGAGTTCACCAGACTTGTCTAAGGTCATGCGCCGAATTCTGGTTAAAGCTGAACCTGAGCTCCAAACCTCCTAA